The genomic region AAGGCCCCTGAAAGGCCAGCGTGAACCAGAAATTTCCTCTTGGCCTCACACATATCAGCCAGAATAAAACGGCTCTCCCAGTTGTCCAAGGCATCCACAACCCCGGCTACTTTATTAGGTATGTCAAATTTTTTTTCAATACGCTGTACCCAGGCCTCTATCCAAACATCATCTCTGATAGCCAAAAGGCGCTCTCTGGCCATTTTAGCTTTGAATTCTCCAATATCTTTTGCCGTGTAGAGCACCTGACGGTTCAAATCCGTAGGCGAAACGCGGTCATCATCAACCAAAATAAGCCCACCAATACCCAGGCGTACTAAACCCTCGGCCACCACTGTACCCAGGCCCCCAACCCCGGCAATCATAACGGTAGAAGCTCTGAGACGAGCCATATCTTCGGGAGAAAAAATGGCCTTCTGGCGATCAAAGATGTTCATCCTCCAGCTCCTGGGGGAAAAATAACTACGGTATCGCCGGGTTTTATTTGGGTAGCCAGTTCTTCTAAATGCAAGACGTTTTTCCCATTAACCAGAAGAACTACTCCCGGGCGAAGCTTTTCATCTTCAAGGAGTTTTTCCTGAATTCCCGGGTATCTATCGGCTAATTCTTTTAGAAGCTGGGTTAAAGTTATAGACCCCTTTACAGGAACTTCTCCCTCGCTCGGCCGGTAATTAAGCCTTAAAATACCAAAAAGCTTAAATTTGACATTGCCTTCTTTGTTTTCCATGGTCTTATAATAACCTTGACGGCTCATTTTAGAAAAGGTTTAAAAACAAAAAAGTACAAGGAGGTTCAAATGTTATCTAACCAAATAAAAGAGTATCTAGCTGGCGCGTCCTGGATAAGAAAGATGTTTGAGGAAGGAGCTAAACTTAAGGCCAAGTTCGGCCCTGAACGGGTATGTGATTTCAGCCTCGGAAACCCAGATGTGCCTCCGCCCCCGGCCGTTAATAAAGCCCTTGAAGAAATAATTGAAGAAGATGCTCCTTCTCTTCATGCTTATATGCCAAACGCTGGCTTTCCTTTTGCCCGTGAAGCCATGGCCATAAAGGTCTCCAAAGAGCAAAGATACGCCGTGCCCATGGAATGTGTGGTTATGACCTGTGGAGCCGCCGGGGCCTTAAATGTTATTTTTAAGGCCATTTTGGACCTGGGAGATGAAGTTATTTTCCCCTCACCTTTTTTTGTAGAATATAAATTTTACATAGAAAATCACGGCGGTGTACCTAAAACAATTTCTACCAAACCCGATTTTTCTCTGGATCTCGCCCAGATAGAAGAAGCTATCACTCCAAAAACTAAGGCTATTCTTATCAACTCTCCCAATAACCCCACTGGCCAGCTATATGAACTTGACGAAATAAAAGGCCTGGCTGATTTATTGAAAAAGAAGTCTTCAGAAATTGGCCATCCTATCCTTCTTATCTCTGATGAACCCTACCGCCATATCGTGTTTGATGGTCGGGAAACACCCCCTATTTTCCCTTACTACGACCAAAGCCTTGTGGTTTCTAGTTTTTCTAAAGAGTTATCTTTACCTGGTGAACGCATAGGTTTTCTGGCCTTGCATCCTGAGGCCCAAAACCGCGATGAACTCATGGGGGCCTTTATTCTAGCTAACCGCATCCTTGGTTTTGTTAACGCTCCGGCCATGGCCCAGCGTCTGGCCGCTAAGTGTGCTGAAGAAGTAGTTGACATCGCCATCTACGAAAGGAGAAGAGACCTTTTCTGTGAGGTACTCGAAGAAGCA from Thermodesulfatator indicus DSM 15286 harbors:
- a CDS encoding HesA/MoeB/ThiF family protein, producing the protein MNIFDRQKAIFSPEDMARLRASTVMIAGVGGLGTVVAEGLVRLGIGGLILVDDDRVSPTDLNRQVLYTAKDIGEFKAKMARERLLAIRDDVWIEAWVQRIEKKFDIPNKVAGVVDALDNWESRFILADMCEAKRKFLVHAGLSGAFGQVTSFLPGSSPKFKDVFAGAAPEEPAAFFSICAVLGGIQAFEVVKIICGREDNLVGKLLLVDLLTYHFEVIPLAR
- a CDS encoding ubiquitin-like small modifier protein 1 → MSRQGYYKTMENKEGNVKFKLFGILRLNYRPSEGEVPVKGSITLTQLLKELADRYPGIQEKLLEDEKLRPGVVLLVNGKNVLHLEELATQIKPGDTVVIFPPGAGG
- a CDS encoding pyridoxal phosphate-dependent aminotransferase encodes the protein MLSNQIKEYLAGASWIRKMFEEGAKLKAKFGPERVCDFSLGNPDVPPPPAVNKALEEIIEEDAPSLHAYMPNAGFPFAREAMAIKVSKEQRYAVPMECVVMTCGAAGALNVIFKAILDLGDEVIFPSPFFVEYKFYIENHGGVPKTISTKPDFSLDLAQIEEAITPKTKAILINSPNNPTGQLYELDEIKGLADLLKKKSSEIGHPILLISDEPYRHIVFDGRETPPIFPYYDQSLVVSSFSKELSLPGERIGFLALHPEAQNRDELMGAFILANRILGFVNAPAMAQRLAAKCAEEVVDIAIYERRRDLFCEVLEEAGLEFVKPKGTFYVFPKTPIDDVEFCKLLQEELILAVPGRGFGGPGHIRLAFCIDEVYIERAREGFKRAVARAREISS